A region from the Sandaracinus amylolyticus genome encodes:
- a CDS encoding serine/threonine-protein kinase yields MTSSGARSSHPASRDAVPSEEIIEISLASSSIVEVAPEAARALAPDATMPERIGRYRLLHELGRGAMARVHVAVTHGPAGFEHLAAIKTLLDCYTHLDEFNTMLLDEARLGAAIRHPNVVETLSVGIDPIAGPFLVMQYVEGVTLATLLKRAREQGRVMPTRVIVRILADMLEGLAAAHAVRGPDGEPMRIVHRDVSPQNVLVGVDGVAKVSDFGVAKAKARLTTTQAGQFKGKASYSSPEHVAGEQVDERADVFSAGVMLWEGLTAQRLFKGDMVTSMRRVLTEPIPWVSRIAPQHEAFDEIAARALERTRERRFQSADAMLEALMRVAEETGVVGTHREVAAFVSLTCGDGIESDRRVIAHHRTLARDAPKRDASSDAIDITIPTPPPASMAQDAHDARKRRASARLDTIKVRVAQRKQRSAARVVGLAAVTLAALTLAFVVARVVRPHVVATPIAATTLPVETEAETEAVAEAVTEAVTEAEAEAVIEPVIVTLPAAAAEPDAEAPPPPVQVRREPRRARPVAPAPPADDDAPIAPTPETEAAPELSTSATAVVLAARDAVRAMETDDESESEPDALTREPPDLDHQPIAAVQPPAP; encoded by the coding sequence ATGACGTCGTCTGGTGCACGCAGCTCGCATCCGGCCTCGCGCGACGCCGTGCCATCCGAGGAGATCATCGAGATCTCGCTCGCGAGCAGCAGCATCGTCGAGGTCGCGCCCGAAGCTGCGCGCGCGCTCGCGCCGGACGCGACGATGCCCGAGCGCATCGGGCGCTATCGACTGCTCCACGAGCTCGGCCGCGGCGCGATGGCGCGCGTGCACGTCGCGGTGACGCACGGGCCCGCGGGCTTCGAGCACCTCGCCGCGATCAAGACGCTGCTCGACTGCTACACGCACCTCGACGAGTTCAACACGATGCTGCTCGACGAGGCGCGCCTCGGCGCCGCGATCCGGCACCCGAACGTCGTCGAGACGCTCTCGGTCGGCATCGATCCGATCGCGGGCCCCTTCCTCGTCATGCAGTACGTCGAGGGCGTCACGCTCGCGACGCTGCTCAAGCGCGCGCGCGAGCAAGGGCGCGTGATGCCCACGCGCGTGATCGTCCGCATCCTCGCCGACATGCTCGAGGGCCTCGCGGCGGCGCACGCGGTGCGCGGTCCGGACGGCGAGCCGATGCGCATCGTGCATCGCGACGTGAGCCCGCAGAACGTGCTCGTCGGCGTCGACGGCGTCGCGAAGGTCTCGGACTTCGGCGTCGCGAAGGCGAAGGCGCGCCTCACCACGACGCAGGCCGGACAGTTCAAGGGCAAGGCGTCGTACTCGTCGCCCGAGCACGTCGCGGGCGAGCAGGTCGACGAGCGCGCCGACGTGTTCTCGGCGGGCGTGATGCTCTGGGAAGGGCTCACGGCGCAGCGGCTCTTCAAGGGCGACATGGTCACGTCGATGCGCCGCGTGCTCACCGAGCCGATCCCGTGGGTCTCGCGCATCGCGCCGCAGCACGAGGCGTTCGACGAGATCGCGGCGCGCGCGCTCGAGCGCACCCGCGAGCGACGCTTCCAGTCCGCCGACGCGATGCTCGAGGCGCTGATGCGCGTCGCGGAGGAGACGGGCGTGGTGGGCACGCACCGCGAGGTCGCGGCGTTCGTGTCGCTCACGTGCGGCGACGGCATCGAGTCCGATCGACGCGTCATCGCGCACCACCGCACGCTCGCGAGAGACGCGCCCAAGCGCGACGCGTCCTCGGACGCGATCGACATCACGATCCCGACGCCGCCTCCGGCGTCGATGGCGCAGGACGCGCACGACGCGCGGAAGCGCCGCGCGTCGGCGCGGCTCGACACCATCAAGGTGCGCGTCGCGCAGCGGAAGCAGCGCTCGGCCGCGCGCGTCGTGGGGCTCGCCGCGGTCACGCTCGCGGCGCTGACGCTCGCGTTCGTGGTCGCGCGCGTGGTGCGGCCGCACGTGGTCGCGACGCCGATCGCGGCGACGACGCTGCCGGTCGAGACCGAGGCCGAGACCGAGGCCGTGGCCGAGGCCGTGACCGAGGCCGTGACCGAGGCCGAGGCCGAGGCCGTGATCGAGCCCGTCATCGTGACGCTGCCTGCGGCTGCCGCGGAGCCCGACGCCGAGGCACCGCCGCCGCCGGTGCAGGTGCGGCGCGAGCCTCGACGTGCACGGCCGGTCGCGCCGGCTCCGCCTGCCGACGACGACGCGCCGATCGCGCCGACGCCCGAGACCGAAGCGGCGCCGGAGCTCTCGACGAGCGCGACCGCGGTGGTGCTCGCCGCGCGTGACGCCGTGCGCGCGATGGAGACCGACGACGAGAGCGAGAGCGAGCCCGACGCGCTCACGCGCGAACCGCCCGACCTCGATCACCAGCCGATCGCGGCGGTCCAGCCCCCTGCGCCGTGA
- a CDS encoding tetratricopeptide repeat protein, translating into MLSRHVLVTLLAALLGAAAVARAQELEGGVQRAGEPSWGDHAHPERRRARQLRRQGLVKLLDAQESDPDSLGPPPEVLFEQALVRFERARRDLPDDPDLLYFTGLALAGWFRREPDGREERRTEEAVAAFEDLRRADPDYHADRVAFELAILHSRRGDHRAAVSEYRRALDASLLPAAPMPQAMTDRELSLARLFTPVPLATVHLNLAENTMMIGDLESAIASYRRASELAGNDSLGRVLSLWGLALALDRSGEHREALATARRAIQADPFAAPSPTDARLGVDRRAHGPMAVLHSRLVFFEPAYEVHAYDGVGWEALALEADAAASREELLRRARASWATYLTGGGNEGRYAEHATRAAERLDQDLARRGR; encoded by the coding sequence GTGCTCTCGCGCCACGTGCTCGTCACGCTCCTCGCCGCGCTCCTGGGCGCGGCCGCGGTCGCGCGCGCGCAGGAGCTCGAGGGCGGCGTCCAGCGCGCGGGTGAGCCTTCGTGGGGCGACCACGCGCACCCCGAGCGACGCCGCGCGCGACAGCTGCGGCGCCAAGGGCTCGTGAAGCTCCTCGACGCGCAGGAGTCCGATCCCGACTCGCTGGGCCCGCCGCCCGAGGTGCTCTTCGAGCAAGCGCTCGTGCGCTTCGAGCGCGCGCGGCGCGACCTCCCCGACGACCCCGATCTCCTCTACTTCACCGGCCTCGCGCTCGCGGGTTGGTTCCGGCGGGAGCCCGACGGGCGCGAGGAGCGTCGCACCGAAGAAGCGGTCGCGGCGTTCGAGGATCTGCGTCGCGCCGATCCCGACTACCACGCCGATCGCGTCGCGTTCGAGCTCGCGATCCTGCACTCGCGACGCGGCGATCACCGCGCGGCGGTCTCCGAGTACCGGCGCGCGCTCGACGCGTCGCTGCTGCCCGCCGCGCCGATGCCGCAGGCGATGACCGATCGTGAGCTCTCGCTGGCGCGGCTCTTCACGCCGGTGCCGCTCGCGACGGTGCACCTCAACCTCGCCGAGAACACGATGATGATCGGCGACCTCGAGAGCGCGATCGCCTCCTACCGCCGCGCGAGCGAGCTCGCGGGCAACGACTCGCTCGGTCGCGTGCTCTCGCTGTGGGGCCTCGCGCTCGCGCTCGACCGCAGCGGCGAGCATCGCGAGGCGCTCGCGACCGCGCGTCGCGCGATCCAGGCCGATCCCTTCGCGGCACCGTCGCCGACCGACGCGCGGCTCGGCGTCGATCGGCGCGCGCACGGACCGATGGCGGTGCTCCACAGCCGCCTCGTGTTCTTCGAGCCGGCGTACGAAGTCCACGCGTACGACGGCGTCGGCTGGGAAGCGCTGGCGCTCGAAGCGGATGCGGCGGCCTCGCGCGAGGAGCTCCTGCGTCGCGCGCGCGCTTCGTGGGCGACGTACCTGACGGGCGGCGGCAACGAAGGCCGGTACGCGGAGCACGCGACGCGCGCGGCCGAGCGCCTCGATCAGGACCTTGCGCGCCGCGGCCGCTGA
- a CDS encoding aminotransferase class I/II-fold pyridoxal phosphate-dependent enzyme, translating to MSWIKDKAHAELARIREAKEKQVYPFFRPFETGGLHTTIAGQPLVNFSSNDYLGLTTHPKVKEAAKAAVDRYACGLSSSRVQATTVAHVELEERLANWFKFPKCLVTTTGYQAMVGTIMSLADIDTTLVLDQLSHACILDGSFLAAGVPKSGAEIRFFNHNSAKSLDRVLRTKERKNALVCIEGVYSLDGDQAKIAELIEVCAKHDACLVLDDAHGTGTLGVHGRGILEEHGLEGKFPSEKLVVVSTFSKTFGGIGGIILGDEEVVDHIKHRARSFLFSATLPVPIVAAASTILDMLEESGPQLVGELREKAGYMRKSLKEIGFDLGHSDTHIMPVMCREERKALFMHVALMENGVMMVPITYPGVKHGEERLRLNVTRGHSREDMDKCLDLLKTYGEAFFVLSGEEIGELEV from the coding sequence ATGAGCTGGATCAAGGACAAGGCCCACGCCGAGCTCGCGCGCATCCGTGAGGCCAAGGAGAAGCAGGTCTATCCGTTCTTCCGCCCGTTCGAGACGGGGGGCCTGCACACGACGATCGCGGGTCAGCCGCTCGTCAACTTCAGCTCGAACGACTACCTCGGCCTCACCACCCACCCGAAGGTGAAGGAGGCGGCGAAGGCCGCGGTCGATCGCTACGCGTGCGGCCTCTCGAGCTCGCGCGTCCAGGCGACGACGGTGGCGCACGTCGAGCTCGAGGAGCGCCTCGCCAACTGGTTCAAGTTCCCGAAGTGCCTGGTCACGACGACGGGCTACCAGGCGATGGTCGGCACGATCATGTCGCTCGCCGACATCGACACCACGCTGGTGCTCGATCAGCTCTCGCACGCGTGCATCCTCGACGGCTCGTTCCTCGCGGCGGGCGTGCCGAAGAGCGGCGCGGAGATCCGCTTCTTCAACCACAACAGCGCGAAGTCGCTCGACCGCGTGCTGCGCACGAAGGAGCGCAAGAACGCGCTCGTGTGCATCGAGGGCGTGTACTCGCTCGACGGTGATCAGGCGAAGATCGCGGAGCTGATCGAGGTCTGCGCGAAACACGACGCGTGTCTCGTGCTCGACGACGCGCACGGCACCGGCACGCTCGGCGTGCACGGCCGCGGCATTCTCGAGGAGCACGGGCTCGAGGGGAAGTTCCCGAGCGAGAAGCTCGTCGTCGTCTCGACGTTCAGCAAGACGTTCGGCGGCATCGGCGGGATCATCCTCGGCGACGAGGAAGTGGTCGATCACATCAAGCACCGCGCGCGCTCGTTCCTGTTCAGCGCGACGCTGCCGGTGCCGATCGTCGCGGCGGCGAGCACGATCCTCGACATGCTCGAGGAGAGCGGCCCGCAGCTGGTCGGCGAGCTGCGCGAGAAGGCGGGCTACATGCGGAAGTCGCTGAAGGAGATCGGGTTCGATCTCGGGCACAGCGACACGCACATCATGCCGGTGATGTGCCGCGAGGAGCGCAAGGCGCTCTTCATGCACGTCGCGCTGATGGAGAACGGCGTGATGATGGTCCCGATCACGTATCCGGGCGTGAAGCACGGCGAGGAGCGGCTGCGCCTGAACGTGACGCGCGGGCACTCGCGCGAGGACATGGACAAGTGCCTCGACCTGCTGAAGACGTACGGCGAGGCGTTCTTCGTCTTGTCGGGTGAAGAGATCGGCGAGCTCGAGGTCTGA
- a CDS encoding four helix bundle protein gives MLDVEVVAERAVARLGENAARLRARSRWLADQVERAAGSLLLNLGEQRHNTRGNRRLRLETAAGSASELRRALRFARLYRHLDAAVCEEIDGDLDRVLAMLWRMRQRCST, from the coding sequence GTGCTCGACGTCGAGGTGGTGGCCGAACGCGCGGTCGCACGACTGGGCGAGAACGCTGCGCGATTGAGAGCCCGAAGTCGGTGGCTCGCGGATCAGGTGGAGCGCGCAGCGGGGAGTCTGCTGCTCAATCTCGGAGAGCAACGACACAACACGCGCGGCAATCGACGGCTGCGTCTCGAGACTGCCGCGGGGAGCGCGAGCGAGCTGCGCCGTGCGCTGCGATTCGCGCGTCTGTATCGCCATCTCGATGCGGCGGTCTGCGAGGAGATCGATGGAGATCTCGACCGCGTGCTCGCAATGCTCTGGCGAATGCGTCAGCGCTGCAGCACGTGA
- a CDS encoding beta-ketoacyl synthase N-terminal-like domain-containing protein, with protein sequence MKPLAITGLGTVSPVALDHAGFLAALGDPLAARARAFGGPCAALPAEKLPGARAAEVRGFDANAFLGDKGHRNFDKLTKYLIVAAKQALESAGLKQNGQFVGKLGPDQIGICSSTAYGSLDSITELNLVAELEDPRYINPARFPNTVINAAAGYVSIWEDLRAPNVTIVDGNCGALDAVLTCETHLAHRRADAFLVGGGDVLSEPLYVAMQKLDALAEGDEDWAPGQAESAGMHLGEGAAYLCVERRTEAEARGAKVRALIAGYGTAFESPTEGAFLLNASPVAVARAIRLALDDAGLPPSSVDAVCASCSGLRKWDVAELYAIEQVLGPDVAVAAPKAMWGECFAGAGALGMASAVAWISSDAPVGPLLSGHVDGSCDVVVVTAVGYYGNVSAVVLKRA encoded by the coding sequence ATGAAGCCGCTCGCCATCACGGGTCTCGGCACCGTCTCCCCGGTCGCGCTCGATCACGCCGGGTTCCTCGCGGCGCTCGGCGACCCGCTCGCGGCGCGCGCGCGTGCCTTCGGCGGCCCGTGCGCCGCGCTGCCCGCGGAGAAGCTCCCGGGCGCCCGAGCGGCGGAGGTGCGCGGCTTCGACGCGAACGCGTTCCTCGGCGACAAGGGCCACCGCAACTTCGACAAGCTCACGAAGTACCTGATCGTCGCGGCGAAGCAGGCGCTCGAGAGCGCGGGGCTCAAGCAGAACGGCCAGTTCGTCGGCAAGCTCGGCCCCGATCAGATCGGCATCTGCAGCTCGACCGCGTACGGATCGCTCGACTCGATCACCGAGCTGAACCTCGTCGCGGAGCTCGAGGATCCTCGCTACATCAACCCGGCGCGCTTCCCGAACACCGTGATCAACGCGGCCGCGGGCTACGTGAGCATCTGGGAGGATCTGCGCGCGCCGAACGTCACGATCGTCGACGGCAATTGCGGCGCGCTCGACGCGGTGCTGACGTGCGAGACGCACCTCGCGCATCGTCGCGCGGACGCGTTCCTCGTCGGCGGCGGCGACGTCCTGAGCGAGCCGCTCTACGTCGCGATGCAGAAGCTCGACGCGCTCGCGGAGGGCGACGAGGACTGGGCGCCGGGCCAGGCGGAGAGCGCGGGCATGCACCTCGGCGAGGGCGCGGCGTACCTGTGCGTCGAGCGCCGCACCGAGGCGGAGGCGCGCGGCGCGAAGGTGCGCGCGCTGATCGCGGGCTACGGCACGGCGTTCGAGTCGCCGACGGAGGGCGCGTTCCTCTTGAACGCGTCGCCGGTCGCGGTGGCGCGCGCGATCCGTCTCGCGCTGGACGACGCCGGCCTTCCGCCCTCGAGCGTCGACGCGGTGTGCGCGAGCTGCTCGGGCCTGCGCAAGTGGGACGTCGCGGAGCTCTACGCGATCGAGCAGGTGCTCGGGCCGGACGTCGCGGTCGCGGCGCCGAAGGCGATGTGGGGCGAGTGCTTCGCGGGGGCGGGTGCGCTCGGGATGGCGTCGGCGGTCGCATGGATCTCGTCGGACGCGCCGGTGGGGCCTCTGCTGAGCGGGCACGTGGACGGCTCGTGTGACGTCGTCGTCGTGACGGCCGTGGGGTACTACGGGAACGTCAGCGCGGTGGTTCTCAAGCGAGCTTGA
- a CDS encoding tetratricopeptide repeat protein, translating into MRTLAAILGALIIALAAPVDAQGGGDMEQARALFQAGLAAAREARWDEAREAFERSLAIAERPNTLLNLAGAQAQTGRLVAAVASYRRFLELATSGREARYRSQAGDALAALEPRIARLTIATAGLEDDDEVQLDGTTVTSLAASIPVDPGAHVARIVRDGEEVARQSIALGEGEVRTVALEAPRVVARAEPVAVAAPFVVEREDERDQGDGDTWLWVGIGVGAAVVVGVAIGVAVAVTSSESGPLYSGNLGDGMARF; encoded by the coding sequence ATGCGGACGCTGGCAGCGATCCTCGGAGCACTGATCATCGCGCTCGCGGCGCCGGTCGACGCGCAGGGCGGCGGCGACATGGAGCAGGCGCGCGCGCTCTTCCAGGCGGGCCTCGCGGCGGCGCGCGAGGCGCGATGGGACGAGGCGCGCGAGGCGTTCGAGCGATCGCTGGCGATCGCGGAGCGGCCGAACACGCTGCTGAACCTGGCGGGCGCGCAGGCGCAGACGGGGCGGCTGGTGGCGGCGGTGGCGAGCTATCGGCGCTTCCTCGAGCTCGCGACCAGCGGGCGCGAGGCGCGGTATCGATCGCAGGCGGGGGACGCGCTCGCGGCGCTGGAGCCGCGGATCGCGCGCCTGACGATCGCGACGGCGGGGCTCGAAGACGACGACGAGGTGCAGCTCGACGGCACGACGGTCACGTCGCTCGCCGCGTCGATCCCGGTCGATCCGGGCGCGCACGTCGCGCGCATCGTGCGCGACGGAGAAGAAGTCGCGCGCCAGTCGATCGCGCTCGGCGAGGGCGAGGTGCGCACGGTCGCGCTCGAAGCGCCGCGCGTGGTCGCGCGCGCCGAGCCGGTGGCCGTGGCGGCTCCGTTCGTCGTCGAGCGAGAGGACGAGCGCGACCAGGGCGACGGCGACACGTGGCTCTGGGTCGGCATCGGCGTCGGCGCCGCGGTCGTGGTGGGCGTGGCGATCGGCGTCGCGGTCGCGGTGACGAGCAGCGAGAGCGGCCCGCTCTACAGCGGGAACCTCGGCGACGGCATGGCGCGCTTCTGA
- a CDS encoding serine/threonine-protein kinase, with amino-acid sequence MRILVDGEPPEAGYDARVLAVGTRLGAYDILAKLKAGGMATLFLARRSGAAGFRRHVAIKVVHEHLASDRSFVRMFVDEALLQARIHHPNVVHVEELGEQDGQHFLVMEYVHGCSLAQLMDGLARRGRRLTPEMACNVAAQVLAGLHAAHELRDEQSALLGVVHRDVSPQNVLLAYEGHVKLIDFGVAKAKNRQSTVGGSLKGKLRYMAPEQAFGRPVDRRCDVYAIGIVLWEMLTMRKLFQAEEDLALLELVRHPKVDPPSTYAPEISPALDAVVMKALAPNVEDRFATAHDMRRAIAEALPGAVMIDAANLAELLAAVMDAAIERDLRQLPPSVSAVIENVERRDALGARGDEALKTMTISAAGIDYAPEEEASERVSIPPTIVRTSPTPAAPTFVAPEAKPTPRAPWIAIAAVVLAVLVAIGIGAAVVMRPASDPEMTVTPLAPASPTPAVAPVVAPPPAIAVPTAPTAPPADAVEPGAPSAVEPAAPPADAVAEQERPSAEPEAVPPRETTARPTSESAPRRATRERPARRAPVPLADEF; translated from the coding sequence GTGCGAATTCTCGTCGACGGCGAGCCACCCGAGGCGGGCTATGATGCGCGTGTGCTCGCTGTCGGCACACGGCTCGGCGCCTACGACATCCTCGCGAAGCTGAAGGCCGGTGGGATGGCGACGCTGTTCCTCGCGCGTCGCTCGGGCGCTGCGGGGTTCCGGAGGCACGTCGCGATCAAGGTCGTGCACGAGCACCTCGCGAGCGATCGCTCGTTCGTGCGGATGTTCGTCGACGAGGCGCTGCTGCAGGCGCGCATCCACCACCCGAACGTCGTGCACGTCGAGGAGCTGGGCGAGCAGGACGGACAGCACTTCCTCGTCATGGAGTACGTGCACGGCTGCTCGCTCGCGCAGCTGATGGACGGGCTCGCGCGGCGAGGGCGCAGGCTGACGCCCGAGATGGCGTGCAACGTCGCGGCGCAGGTCCTCGCGGGGCTCCACGCCGCGCACGAGCTGCGCGACGAGCAGAGCGCGCTGCTCGGCGTCGTGCATCGCGACGTGAGCCCTCAGAACGTGCTGCTCGCGTACGAAGGGCACGTGAAGCTCATCGACTTCGGCGTCGCCAAGGCGAAGAACCGACAGTCGACCGTCGGCGGGTCGCTCAAGGGCAAGCTGCGCTACATGGCGCCCGAGCAGGCGTTCGGGCGCCCGGTGGATCGGCGCTGCGACGTCTACGCGATCGGCATCGTGCTCTGGGAGATGCTGACGATGCGCAAGCTCTTCCAAGCGGAAGAGGACCTCGCGCTGCTCGAGCTCGTGCGGCACCCGAAGGTCGATCCGCCGAGCACCTACGCGCCGGAGATCTCGCCCGCGCTCGACGCGGTGGTGATGAAGGCGCTCGCGCCGAACGTGGAGGACCGCTTCGCGACCGCGCACGACATGCGCCGCGCGATCGCGGAGGCGCTCCCGGGCGCGGTGATGATCGACGCGGCGAACCTCGCCGAGCTGCTCGCGGCGGTGATGGACGCGGCGATCGAGCGCGACCTGCGGCAGCTGCCGCCGAGCGTCTCCGCGGTGATCGAGAACGTCGAGCGTCGCGACGCGCTCGGTGCCCGCGGCGACGAGGCGCTGAAGACGATGACGATCAGCGCGGCCGGGATCGACTACGCGCCGGAGGAGGAAGCGAGCGAGCGCGTCTCGATCCCGCCGACGATCGTGCGCACGAGCCCGACGCCGGCAGCGCCGACGTTCGTGGCGCCGGAGGCGAAGCCGACGCCGCGCGCGCCGTGGATCGCGATCGCGGCGGTCGTGCTCGCGGTGCTCGTCGCGATCGGGATCGGCGCGGCGGTGGTGATGCGCCCGGCGAGCGATCCCGAGATGACCGTCACGCCGCTCGCGCCGGCGAGCCCCACGCCTGCGGTCGCGCCGGTGGTCGCGCCCCCGCCCGCGATCGCCGTGCCCACCGCGCCCACGGCGCCGCCCGCCGACGCCGTGGAGCCCGGGGCGCCGTCCGCCGTGGAGCCCGCGGCGCCGCCCGCCGACGCGGTGGCCGAGCAGGAGCGCCCGTCCGCCGAGCCCGAGGCCGTGCCACCGCGCGAGACCACGGCGCGACCGACGAGCGAGAGCGCGCCGCGCCGCGCGACGCGCGAGCGCCCGGCGCGCCGCGCGCCGGTGCCGCTGGCAGACGAGTTCTGA
- a CDS encoding beta-ketoacyl-[acyl-carrier-protein] synthase family protein: protein MGRVYVTGMGVVSSLGFGRRAYWQALVEGRSGISDVTLFDTASIGRSLAGEVKGFRARDYMSAAESRRAGRCSAFAIAAARMAAEDAGLKGQALAGERTAVVIGTTMGEANVLGELQKAWIHEGNEAVPSAKLPRYGTTLLPIHVARAFGSKGMVQTLPAACAAGNYAIGFAADQIRAGRADVAITGAVEIIEKLEYAGFARLGAMSPDKCMPFDKNRKGLILGEGAAMLVLESEGSVVRRGAVPLAEVGGYGLACDAHHITRPHPDGAGSITAMRQAIESSGLTIDDVDHINAHGTATPNNDSVEALVIRKVFGDKRVPVTSIKSMIGHCMGASSAMESIACVMTLQTGIIPPTTNYETPDPECPVDVVANVAQDHEVDVVLNNALAFGGYDAVVCFAKPGRLPRGAGMP from the coding sequence ATGGGTCGCGTCTACGTCACGGGCATGGGCGTCGTCAGCTCGCTCGGCTTCGGCCGCCGGGCGTACTGGCAGGCGCTCGTCGAAGGTCGCTCGGGCATCAGCGACGTGACGCTGTTCGACACCGCGTCGATCGGGCGCAGCCTCGCGGGCGAGGTGAAGGGGTTCCGCGCGCGCGACTACATGAGCGCCGCGGAGTCGCGCCGCGCCGGTCGCTGCTCGGCGTTCGCGATCGCCGCCGCGCGCATGGCCGCGGAGGACGCGGGGCTCAAGGGACAGGCGCTCGCGGGCGAGCGCACCGCCGTCGTCATCGGCACCACGATGGGCGAGGCGAACGTGCTCGGCGAGCTGCAGAAGGCGTGGATCCACGAGGGCAACGAGGCCGTCCCCTCGGCGAAGCTCCCGCGCTACGGCACGACGCTGCTGCCGATCCACGTCGCGCGCGCGTTCGGCAGCAAGGGCATGGTGCAGACGCTCCCCGCCGCGTGCGCCGCGGGCAACTACGCGATCGGGTTCGCCGCGGATCAGATCCGCGCGGGGCGCGCCGACGTGGCGATCACCGGCGCGGTCGAGATCATCGAGAAGCTCGAGTACGCGGGGTTCGCGCGGCTCGGCGCGATGTCGCCGGACAAGTGCATGCCCTTCGACAAGAACCGCAAGGGCCTGATCCTCGGCGAGGGCGCGGCGATGCTCGTGCTCGAGAGCGAGGGGAGCGTGGTGCGCCGCGGCGCGGTGCCGCTCGCGGAGGTCGGCGGCTACGGCCTCGCCTGCGACGCGCACCACATCACGCGCCCGCACCCCGACGGCGCGGGATCGATCACCGCGATGCGCCAGGCGATCGAGTCGAGCGGGCTCACGATCGACGACGTCGATCACATCAACGCGCACGGCACCGCGACGCCCAACAACGACTCGGTCGAGGCGCTCGTCATCCGCAAGGTGTTCGGCGACAAGCGCGTCCCGGTCACGAGCATCAAGAGCATGATCGGGCACTGCATGGGCGCCTCGAGCGCGATGGAGTCCATCGCGTGCGTGATGACGCTGCAGACCGGCATCATCCCGCCGACGACGAACTACGAGACGCCGGACCCCGAGTGCCCCGTCGACGTCGTCGCGAACGTCGCGCAGGACCACGAGGTCGACGTCGTGCTCAACAACGCGCTCGCGTTCGGCGGCTACGACGCCGTGGTGTGCTTCGCGAAGCCGGGCCGCCTCCCGCGCGGCGCCGGGATGCCCTGA
- a CDS encoding DUF6159 family protein, producing the protein MGSFFRVFGFMGQVLGMVKDNPKLLTPVALNLAIAVPVNILFALVLAFTPVEWQYTVGYLFTVVGLTALYFIDYFCGGLTASMVYDQVTTGTAGIGPAFSRTLRASPGILVFAVVSAIFDFLSNLASQRQGIMRLVGPMILGVIRMIWTTATYVIMPALVVEQQGFFAALKRSKALMENDPTQVGVGVVGMGLVSWLLSAVTIVPAYAAYSWLAMNVHPAAGILVFFTLTNTFWAVSGYLKGVYYTCFYLWAVECERNRSASPQLAPAPLRNVIGGLEAGAY; encoded by the coding sequence ATGGGATCGTTCTTCCGCGTGTTCGGCTTCATGGGCCAGGTGCTCGGGATGGTGAAGGACAACCCGAAGCTCCTGACGCCCGTCGCGCTGAACCTCGCGATCGCCGTCCCGGTGAACATCCTCTTCGCGCTCGTCCTCGCGTTCACGCCGGTCGAGTGGCAGTACACCGTCGGCTACCTGTTCACCGTCGTCGGGCTCACGGCGCTCTACTTCATCGACTACTTCTGCGGCGGCCTGACCGCGTCGATGGTGTACGACCAGGTCACGACGGGCACCGCGGGCATCGGGCCCGCGTTCAGCCGCACGCTCCGCGCGAGCCCCGGCATCCTGGTGTTCGCCGTCGTGTCGGCGATCTTCGACTTCCTCTCGAACCTGGCGTCGCAGCGCCAGGGGATCATGCGCCTCGTCGGCCCGATGATCCTCGGGGTCATCCGGATGATCTGGACGACCGCGACCTACGTGATCATGCCGGCGCTCGTGGTCGAGCAGCAGGGCTTCTTCGCGGCGCTCAAGCGGAGCAAGGCGCTGATGGAGAACGACCCGACGCAGGTCGGCGTGGGCGTCGTCGGCATGGGCCTCGTGTCGTGGCTGCTGAGCGCGGTGACGATCGTCCCCGCGTACGCGGCGTACTCGTGGCTCGCGATGAACGTGCACCCGGCGGCCGGCATCCTCGTGTTCTTCACGCTGACGAACACGTTCTGGGCGGTCTCGGGCTACCTCAAGGGCGTCTACTACACGTGCTTCTATCTCTGGGCCGTGGAGTGCGAGCGCAACCGCAGCGCGAGCCCGCAGCTCGCGCCCGCGCCGCTGCGCAACGTCATCGGCGGGCTCGAGGCCGGCGCGTACTGA